One Pontibacter deserti genomic region harbors:
- the ppk1 gene encoding polyphosphate kinase 1: MEKEKKKKQQAEPEFINRELSWLAFNYRVLQEANDKQVPLLERIKFMAIFSSNLDEYFKVRVATLKRLIKLKRKTIEKLDEDPAETLNLVMQEVKRQQQEFGEVFRDGILADLKKENIHLITEKDLTATQKKFITTYFKENLQPLLLPMVMDDTETHFFLKDQTVYLGVQMSSAKKDAVLPEQYAMLEVPTKKHGGRFIKLPTQKNNRYVMFIDDAIRACLPLLFPEYSQFEAHAVKVSRDAELDIEEDVSANLMSKIKKGLKKREIGTPARLLYDPETTQSLLDAIMAHTGITDEELVEGSKYHNFRDFFGFPDFNLPELKYKPQPTLVHPLLEKEPSMIAAMQKQDYIVHYPYQSFDYVVKLFDEAAIDPAVTAISATLYRVADGSAIAKALTKAAKNGKLVTVVVELKARFDEESNIFWAGKLQKAGANVILGVPDLKVHSKLGLITRNENGKLVNYAYLSTGNYNEDTSKIYCDHALFTCDKRLTQDVEQVFNFFIDRQPDKKFKHLLVAPINMRDRFNDLVNKEIKNARKALPASMILKMNALQDDRMIRKLYEASQAGVKIELLIRGICCLQPGVKGLSENITVQSIVDRYLEHARVYIFHNNGEEKYYIASADWMTRNLSRRVEVAFPLFQQDLIDQVRTIVDLQRSDDTKSRTVDNTYVTQSTDDHIRAQYATYDYLRSLVPKGLKPERE; this comes from the coding sequence ATGGAAAAAGAGAAAAAAAAGAAGCAACAGGCAGAACCTGAGTTTATAAACCGGGAATTAAGCTGGCTGGCTTTTAACTATAGAGTATTACAGGAAGCCAACGATAAACAGGTGCCCCTGCTGGAGCGCATTAAGTTCATGGCCATCTTCTCATCTAACCTGGATGAGTATTTTAAAGTGCGTGTGGCTACTCTTAAGCGTCTGATAAAGCTGAAACGCAAAACAATTGAAAAGCTGGACGAAGATCCTGCTGAAACACTGAACCTGGTAATGCAGGAAGTAAAGCGCCAGCAGCAGGAGTTCGGCGAGGTGTTTCGCGATGGAATCTTAGCCGATCTTAAAAAGGAAAACATCCACCTGATCACCGAAAAAGACCTCACAGCCACTCAGAAAAAGTTCATCACCACTTACTTTAAAGAGAACCTGCAGCCACTGCTGCTACCGATGGTGATGGATGACACGGAAACACACTTCTTCCTGAAAGACCAGACAGTATATTTAGGTGTACAGATGAGCAGCGCTAAAAAAGATGCTGTCCTACCAGAACAGTATGCCATGCTGGAAGTACCAACTAAAAAACATGGCGGCCGCTTTATTAAACTGCCTACTCAAAAAAACAACAGGTATGTTATGTTTATTGATGATGCCATTCGTGCGTGCCTGCCGTTACTGTTTCCGGAGTATAGCCAGTTTGAAGCACATGCAGTAAAAGTATCCAGGGATGCGGAGCTGGATATTGAAGAAGATGTGTCGGCTAACCTGATGTCGAAGATCAAAAAAGGATTGAAGAAGCGTGAGATAGGCACTCCTGCCCGCTTGCTATACGACCCAGAAACAACACAATCGTTGCTGGACGCCATTATGGCACATACCGGTATAACAGACGAGGAGCTTGTAGAAGGCAGCAAGTATCACAACTTCAGAGACTTTTTCGGATTCCCGGATTTTAACCTGCCGGAGCTAAAGTATAAGCCGCAGCCTACACTGGTGCACCCTCTACTGGAGAAAGAGCCAAGTATGATTGCGGCCATGCAGAAGCAGGATTACATCGTACATTACCCTTATCAGTCTTTTGACTATGTGGTAAAGCTGTTTGATGAAGCTGCTATAGACCCTGCCGTTACTGCCATCAGCGCTACTTTATACCGTGTAGCCGATGGCTCTGCCATTGCCAAAGCACTCACCAAGGCAGCTAAAAATGGTAAACTGGTAACAGTGGTTGTAGAGCTCAAAGCACGTTTCGACGAGGAATCAAACATCTTTTGGGCGGGTAAATTACAGAAAGCCGGGGCCAATGTTATACTTGGCGTACCTGATCTGAAAGTACATTCTAAGCTTGGCTTAATAACCAGAAACGAGAATGGCAAACTGGTAAACTATGCCTACCTAAGCACCGGTAACTACAACGAAGACACCTCCAAAATTTACTGCGACCACGCCCTGTTTACCTGCGACAAACGCCTTACTCAAGATGTGGAGCAGGTATTTAATTTCTTTATAGACCGTCAGCCTGACAAGAAGTTCAAGCATTTGCTGGTTGCTCCTATTAACATGCGAGACCGCTTTAACGACCTGGTGAATAAAGAAATAAAAAATGCCAGGAAAGCGTTGCCGGCTTCCATGATCTTAAAGATGAATGCCCTGCAGGACGACCGCATGATCAGGAAACTATATGAAGCAAGCCAGGCAGGTGTAAAGATAGAATTGTTGATTCGTGGTATCTGTTGTCTGCAACCTGGTGTAAAGGGTTTAAGCGAAAATATTACAGTACAAAGTATAGTAGATCGTTACCTGGAACATGCCCGGGTCTACATTTTCCATAACAATGGGGAAGAGAAGTATTATATAGCCTCTGCCGACTGGATGACGCGTAACTTGAGCCGTCGGGTAGAAGTAGCTTTCCCGCTTTTTCAACAGGATTTGATAGACCAGGTTCGTACCATAGTAGACCTGCAACGCTCCGACGACACCAAGTCCCGTACCGTAGATAATACCTATGTAACCCAATCTACAGATGATCATATCCGGGCGCAGTATGCTACCTATGATTACCTCCGCAGCCTGGTGCCCAAAGGCTTGAAGCCGGAACGGGAATAA
- a CDS encoding SixA phosphatase family protein, whose product MKTLYILRHAKSSWEFEELSDHDRPLNKRGRNDASLMGRELSSRGVLPSLIVSSPAVRAISTATLIGKELGYDPDDIVIDERIYGADKNLLLEVVQETPVEAESMMIIGHNDALTEFANMLSSEVVGIIPTAGVVALNFDCESWYEISRDNAEFLFFDFPKNYE is encoded by the coding sequence ATGAAGACATTATATATACTGAGACACGCCAAGTCGAGCTGGGAATTTGAAGAACTAAGCGACCACGACAGGCCCCTGAACAAACGAGGACGCAATGATGCATCGCTAATGGGCCGGGAGCTTTCTTCGCGAGGCGTATTGCCTAGCCTGATCGTATCGAGCCCTGCTGTACGTGCCATCTCCACCGCTACCCTTATAGGCAAAGAACTAGGCTACGACCCGGATGATATTGTGATAGATGAACGTATTTACGGTGCTGATAAGAACTTACTGCTGGAGGTAGTGCAGGAAACACCTGTAGAGGCTGAAAGCATGATGATTATAGGTCATAATGATGCTCTTACTGAATTTGCCAACATGCTGTCGTCGGAAGTAGTGGGTATTATACCTACTGCGGGTGTAGTTGCCCTTAATTTTGATTGTGAGAGCTGGTACGAGATCAGCCGGGACAATGCAGAATTCCTGTTCTTCGATTTCCCAAAGAACTACGAGTAG
- the hflX gene encoding GTPase HflX — translation MGKQKYYETAKPQETAVLVAVPGYRQTDEQTNEYLDELAFLTETAGAKTIKRFVQKLEKPDRATFVGSGKLDEIKAYVLEHNVDMVIFDDDLSPSQVRNIERELQIKIVDRSLLILDIFALRAKTAQAHAQVEMAQYRYLLPRLTNLWTHLSKQKGGIGMKGPGETEIETDRRIVRDKIALLGERLKKFEKQNFEQRKARAGIVRVALVGYTNVGKSTIMNLLSKSDVFAENKLFATVDATVRKVVFDNIPFLLSDTVGFIRKLPTKLIESFKSTLDEIREADLLVHVVDISHPSFEEHIEVVNDTLKDINAAEKPVLLVFNKVDLYLQQREQEMQEEGHEVRPSIEDLKATYMAKVHAPALFISATNKLNIEDLRDEMQRRVAELHFERYPNNV, via the coding sequence ATGGGTAAACAGAAATATTACGAAACCGCCAAGCCCCAGGAAACTGCAGTGCTGGTGGCCGTACCAGGCTACCGCCAGACGGATGAGCAGACCAACGAGTACCTCGATGAGCTTGCTTTTTTAACGGAAACGGCCGGAGCCAAAACTATAAAACGCTTTGTTCAGAAGCTCGAAAAACCAGACCGGGCTACTTTTGTAGGCAGTGGCAAACTGGACGAGATCAAAGCCTACGTGCTGGAACACAACGTGGATATGGTGATCTTTGATGATGACCTTAGCCCCTCGCAGGTGCGTAACATTGAGCGCGAACTACAGATAAAGATTGTTGACCGCAGCTTGCTTATACTTGATATTTTTGCGCTGCGTGCTAAAACTGCCCAGGCTCACGCGCAGGTAGAAATGGCCCAGTACAGGTACCTGCTCCCCCGCCTTACCAATCTCTGGACTCACTTATCCAAACAGAAAGGTGGTATCGGTATGAAAGGTCCCGGTGAAACGGAAATTGAAACTGACCGCCGTATTGTGCGCGACAAAATTGCTTTGTTGGGAGAGCGGCTTAAGAAATTTGAGAAACAGAACTTTGAGCAGCGTAAAGCCCGTGCAGGCATTGTTCGTGTAGCCTTGGTTGGTTATACCAACGTAGGTAAATCAACTATCATGAACCTGCTTTCCAAATCGGATGTGTTTGCGGAGAACAAACTGTTTGCTACCGTAGATGCCACTGTTCGCAAGGTTGTGTTCGACAATATCCCGTTCCTGCTTTCTGATACAGTTGGGTTCATCCGGAAGCTGCCTACCAAACTGATCGAATCGTTTAAATCCACGCTTGATGAAATTCGTGAAGCAGACTTACTAGTACACGTAGTAGATATTTCGCATCCTTCTTTTGAAGAGCATATTGAAGTAGTGAATGATACATTAAAGGATATCAACGCTGCTGAAAAACCGGTGCTGCTGGTATTTAACAAGGTAGATTTATACTTACAGCAACGTGAACAGGAAATGCAGGAAGAAGGCCACGAGGTACGTCCTTCTATCGAGGACTTAAAGGCTACTTATATGGCTAAAGTACACGCTCCGGCACTTTTCATATCTGCTACCAATAAATTAAATATCGAAGACCTGCGTGATGAAATGCAGCGTCGTGTAGCTGAGCTTCATTTTGAGCGCTACCCGAATAACGTTTAG
- a CDS encoding SirB2 family protein, protein MPITAFLHTHVLVVILFLLLFTTKTVLLLLNKRDALTTLRNKTKVVEMILGTLILVTGGWMLFNYSGIPGWLITKVVLVLIAIPLGIVGLKRENKVLATLALLIFLYVYGVAETDSLTMKKETAESTTIIETPETDAFETGDSTLSESEAAQEDIVASLNETALANAEKIFVQQCATCHGEDGAKGVSGAANLTESQLSLHDRKEVIAGGRGLMPGFKEQLSEQELDELAAYTMTLKK, encoded by the coding sequence ATGCCGATCACAGCCTTCTTACACACGCATGTTCTGGTTGTAATTCTATTTTTGCTGCTTTTTACCACAAAAACAGTATTGCTGCTACTGAACAAACGCGATGCCTTAACAACGCTGCGCAACAAAACCAAAGTGGTGGAAATGATCCTTGGCACATTAATTCTGGTAACAGGTGGGTGGATGTTGTTTAACTATAGCGGCATACCAGGTTGGCTGATCACGAAGGTAGTATTGGTACTGATAGCTATTCCGCTTGGTATAGTTGGCTTAAAACGCGAAAACAAAGTACTGGCTACACTGGCCCTGCTGATCTTTTTGTATGTGTACGGCGTTGCCGAAACCGACAGCCTGACCATGAAAAAAGAGACAGCTGAAAGTACAACCATAATCGAAACTCCTGAAACTGATGCTTTTGAAACTGGTGATTCAACACTGAGCGAATCAGAAGCTGCCCAGGAAGATATTGTGGCCTCACTTAATGAAACTGCGTTAGCCAATGCCGAGAAAATTTTCGTACAACAGTGCGCTACGTGCCACGGCGAAGACGGTGCTAAAGGTGTAAGCGGTGCTGCCAACCTTACGGAGAGCCAGCTGAGCCTGCATGACCGTAAAGAGGTAATTGCTGGAGGCCGTGGCCTGATGCCAGGTTTTAAAGAGCAACTGAGCGAACAGGAGCTTGACGAACTGGCAGCTTATACCATGACGCTTAAGAAATAA
- a CDS encoding glycosyltransferase family 4 protein, with product MRIAIVINTSWNIFNFRMSLIKALLAEGHEVVAIAPHDSYSQRLIDAGCRFVPVTMEKGTNPFKDIWLTWRLYRAYSRVKPDVVLHYTIKPNIYGAIAAHLAHIPSINNVSGLGTIFIKKDYISNIALRLYKQAFQYPFKVFFQNQDDRRLFLKHKLVRAGITEVLPGSGIDLQEFKPMPKPDPDAPFTFLMIARVLYEKGVAEYMEACRLLKEKYPGIKCQLLGQVDELSRFGIKQTVLDEWLATGAVEYLGTTDDVATIIAQADCVVLPSYREGTPRTLLEAAAMAKPLIATNVPGCREVVQQSINGLLCRVRNASDLADKMEQMLQMPPEQLQRMGEASRQIAETRFDVNFVIQRYLHAINEVAKHKKV from the coding sequence ATGCGCATAGCTATTGTTATCAACACTTCCTGGAACATCTTCAACTTCAGAATGAGCCTGATAAAGGCACTGTTGGCAGAAGGCCATGAAGTAGTAGCCATAGCCCCGCATGATAGTTACTCTCAGCGCCTGATTGATGCCGGTTGCAGGTTTGTTCCGGTAACCATGGAAAAAGGTACAAATCCTTTTAAAGACATCTGGTTAACCTGGCGTTTGTACCGTGCATACTCCCGCGTAAAGCCTGACGTGGTGTTGCATTATACTATAAAACCGAATATTTACGGAGCCATTGCCGCGCACCTGGCGCATATTCCGTCCATCAATAATGTGTCGGGGTTGGGTACGATTTTTATCAAGAAAGATTACATCTCTAATATCGCGCTCAGGCTTTACAAGCAAGCTTTTCAGTACCCTTTTAAAGTATTTTTTCAGAACCAGGACGACCGTCGGCTTTTCCTGAAGCACAAATTGGTAAGAGCAGGTATAACCGAGGTTTTGCCGGGTTCAGGTATAGATCTTCAGGAATTTAAGCCAATGCCAAAACCTGACCCGGATGCGCCGTTTACTTTCCTGATGATTGCTCGGGTGCTATACGAGAAGGGGGTAGCCGAATATATGGAAGCCTGCCGTTTGCTGAAGGAAAAATACCCAGGTATAAAGTGCCAGTTGCTGGGTCAGGTAGATGAGCTTAGCCGTTTCGGGATAAAGCAAACCGTGCTTGATGAGTGGCTGGCTACCGGTGCTGTAGAGTATTTAGGTACCACCGACGATGTGGCAACTATAATTGCACAGGCGGATTGTGTGGTGCTGCCCTCTTACCGTGAAGGCACACCGCGTACCTTACTGGAAGCTGCCGCCATGGCCAAACCTTTAATTGCTACCAATGTACCGGGCTGCCGCGAAGTGGTGCAGCAAAGTATAAATGGCCTGCTTTGCCGCGTGCGTAATGCCTCCGACCTGGCAGATAAAATGGAACAGATGCTGCAAATGCCCCCGGAGCAGCTACAAAGAATGGGCGAGGCTAGCCGACAAATTGCCGAAACCAGATTTGACGTGAACTTTGTGATACAGCGCTACCTGCACGCTATTAATGAAGTTGCAAAGCATAAGAAAGTATAA
- the rfbC gene encoding dTDP-4-dehydrorhamnose 3,5-epimerase, protein MDFKTFEIEGLVEFQPRVFRDDRGYFLETFSMKWFEHLGLKPNFVQDNQSVSKKGVLRGLHFQKPPYAQGKLVRVSSGRALDVAVDLRKNSPTYGKHVTCILDAEQQNVFYIPEGFAHGFVALEDNTTFLYKCTDFYQPSAEGGILWNDPELSIDWGVENPLVSPKDEILPLLRHFESPF, encoded by the coding sequence ATGGATTTTAAGACATTTGAGATTGAGGGTTTAGTAGAGTTTCAGCCACGGGTGTTCCGCGACGACAGAGGTTATTTCCTGGAAACCTTCAGCATGAAATGGTTTGAGCATTTAGGGTTAAAACCAAATTTTGTACAGGATAACCAGTCGGTTTCTAAGAAGGGGGTACTGCGCGGATTGCATTTCCAGAAACCACCTTATGCCCAAGGGAAACTGGTAAGAGTATCATCTGGCCGTGCCTTAGATGTAGCCGTTGATTTGCGTAAAAATTCGCCGACCTATGGTAAGCATGTTACCTGTATACTTGATGCCGAGCAGCAAAATGTATTTTACATACCCGAAGGTTTTGCTCACGGTTTTGTAGCCCTCGAAGACAATACTACTTTCCTGTACAAATGCACTGATTTTTACCAGCCATCAGCCGAAGGCGGTATACTCTGGAACGACCCTGAATTAAGTATAGACTGGGGAGTTGAAAACCCGCTTGTATCTCCTAAAGATGAAATACTACCGCTGTTAAGACATTTTGAGTCGCCGTTTTAA
- a CDS encoding UDP-N-acetylmuramoyl-tripeptide--D-alanyl-D-alanine ligase, whose protein sequence is MQTSIEFLYQKYLECHHVSTDSRADQAQSLFFALNGPNFKGAKFATMALEKGAKYAVVDDPAMASENCFVVEDTLQALQDLARYHRKKLSIPVIGITGTNGKTTTKELTHAVLSQKFNTLYTLGNLNNHIGVPLTLLRIKPEHEMAIIEMGANHIGEIELLCSIALPTHGLITNIGKAHLEGFGSLEGVAHAKSELYVHLDTTEGTVFVNSTNEHLMRMSRRIANKIMYPAIGDYYHSELVDASPYVVYKDEEGNVVNTQLVGAYNYENMAAAACIGKFFGVSLTKANEAIANYSPVNNRSQVIHKGSNTIILDAYNANPTSMAAAIRNFGNMNVPRKVVILGDMFEMGDESMAEHSALGTIAAEQPIDTVILCGKDMKFAAEADETFKHFETKQDLQFWLQHHPFSDSYILIKGSRGMGLETLVDVL, encoded by the coding sequence ATGCAGACCAGCATCGAATTTCTATATCAAAAATACCTGGAGTGCCACCACGTTAGCACCGACTCCCGCGCGGACCAGGCGCAAAGCCTGTTTTTTGCCTTGAACGGCCCAAACTTTAAAGGAGCCAAGTTTGCTACGATGGCTTTAGAGAAAGGGGCAAAATATGCCGTAGTAGACGACCCGGCTATGGCATCGGAGAACTGCTTTGTAGTAGAAGATACGCTGCAGGCGCTGCAGGATCTGGCCCGTTATCATCGTAAAAAATTAAGTATACCCGTAATTGGTATAACTGGCACCAACGGCAAAACCACTACCAAAGAGCTTACCCATGCTGTACTGAGCCAGAAATTCAACACGCTCTATACGTTGGGTAACCTGAACAACCACATCGGGGTGCCGCTTACCTTGCTGCGCATCAAACCGGAGCACGAAATGGCGATCATCGAGATGGGCGCCAACCACATTGGTGAGATCGAACTGCTTTGCTCTATTGCCTTACCAACGCATGGTCTGATCACGAACATTGGCAAAGCGCACCTGGAAGGTTTTGGCAGTTTAGAAGGTGTGGCACATGCGAAGAGCGAACTATACGTGCACCTGGATACTACAGAAGGAACTGTTTTCGTGAACAGCACTAACGAGCACCTGATGCGCATGAGCCGCCGCATTGCCAACAAAATAATGTACCCGGCCATCGGTGATTATTACCACAGTGAATTAGTAGATGCCTCGCCGTACGTGGTGTATAAAGATGAAGAAGGCAACGTAGTAAATACACAACTGGTAGGTGCTTATAACTACGAGAACATGGCTGCAGCAGCCTGCATTGGTAAATTCTTTGGAGTATCGCTTACTAAAGCCAACGAAGCCATTGCCAACTATAGCCCTGTAAACAACCGCTCGCAGGTGATCCATAAAGGCAGCAATACTATTATACTGGATGCCTACAACGCCAACCCAACTTCTATGGCCGCTGCTATCCGAAACTTTGGCAACATGAACGTGCCGCGCAAAGTGGTTATACTTGGGGATATGTTTGAGATGGGAGATGAAAGTATGGCTGAACATTCAGCACTGGGTACCATTGCTGCCGAACAACCAATTGATACCGTTATACTTTGCGGAAAAGACATGAAGTTCGCCGCCGAAGCTGACGAAACCTTTAAGCATTTCGAAACAAAGCAAGACCTGCAATTCTGGCTGCAGCATCACCCCTTCTCAGATAGCTACATCCTGATTAAAGGCTCAAGAGGTATGGGGCTGGAAACATTGGTGGATGTGTTATAG